Within the Pseudobythopirellula maris genome, the region GCCGCCGTGTGTGAGCCGCGTCTCTGCCACGCCGTGCGGGAAAGCACTTTACAACGCTCTTCGTACTCGTCGGTCGCCGGAAACTGGGTGATAACACCCAGCTTCCGGCCGGCGAAGTCCGCTAAACAGCACACGAAGCGGGCACTTTAGACATTAAAAATTGTCTAATCCTCCCTTGACGGTGAGTCCGTAGCTGATAATTTCTGTATTGAGACTCCGTATCAGGAGTGACGAGCCGATACAATCGACGTGAGATGAGCAACAAGCTTTGCTGGACTGATCGGCACGCCCCCCACCTTTGACTTCCCACCTTGCACCCACTGCAGAACGCCGCCCCCCCGTAGGGATGGCATGGAGAACGCTAATTACGATGCGCACCGTGACCGCTTTGATGACCGCCGCCATGTTGCTCACGACCGCCGGCCTCCATGCCGCCGACGTGACGATCACCGAGAACTTTGAGACCGACGCGGCCAGCTGGGAAAACCCGACGTTCTCTCCTCTCACCCACGTGCCGGCAGCGGGCCCTTCAGCGGACGGCTACGTGTCGACCGACTACGCGTTCGGCGATCTGCCCGATGGCGCCTTCGGCTTGGTGCTCTTCCGGGGCGAATCCTTCAACGGCGCCAGCGACGGTGAATTTGCCGGCAACTACATCGCCGATGGCGTCAAGCAGTTCAAGGCCTTGGTCCGCCACAACGCACCGCTCCCGCTGGTTTACAACGTCCGCTTCGCCAGCCCGTTCAACTTCCCGGGCTCCTCCGCCATTTTGCTGCCGCCCGTGATGCCGAACACCTGGACCGAGCTCGAAGTCAGCATCCGCCCGGGCAACAGCGAGTTTGTCACGTTCGAAGGAACCAACTTCAACACGGTGTTTTCTGACATCGGCAACTTGCAGATCGGCGTGAGCGTCCCCGCCGCGTTCGCAGACAGCCCGACGCCTTTCACTTACGATCTCGATTTCGTGTCGATCTCGACCGTCCCCGAGCCCGCCACGGTGGGCCTTGTGATGCTGGCCCTGGCT harbors:
- a CDS encoding PEP-CTERM sorting domain-containing protein; its protein translation is MRTVTALMTAAMLLTTAGLHAADVTITENFETDAASWENPTFSPLTHVPAAGPSADGYVSTDYAFGDLPDGAFGLVLFRGESFNGASDGEFAGNYIADGVKQFKALVRHNAPLPLVYNVRFASPFNFPGSSAILLPPVMPNTWTELEVSIRPGNSEFVTFEGTNFNTVFSDIGNLQIGVSVPAAFADSPTPFTYDLDFVSISTVPEPATVGLVMLALAGLVGRRSRK